The Thunnus maccoyii chromosome 9, fThuMac1.1, whole genome shotgun sequence genome includes a region encoding these proteins:
- the tmem119a gene encoding transmembrane protein 119 produces MIRLKDFVLSRVVDFLQEHLLIIIVVTSLLIVMVFIICCASAMSHKRKLEAYKPPANPPRKYMADKTGGRKNSSELQERPYAVDHVKRVQTQSMASPKNLRMPSKALVGEKGRDVRSSPRHEVRKVREAEEVEKPKHKEQSKHREEHQSSSPSTSSGQPVCTCHLKKAHH; encoded by the coding sequence atgaTCCGCCTGAAGGACTTTGTCCTGAGCCGAGTGGTGGACTTCCTGCAGGAGCATCTTCTCATCATCATTGTCGTGACCTCCCTTCTCATCGTCATGGTCTTCATCATCTGCTGTGCCTCTGCCATGAGTCACAAGCGCAAGCTGGAGGCCTACAAGCCCCCTGCTAATCCACCCAGGAAGTATATGGCGGACAAAACCGGAGGACGCAAGAATTCAAGCGAGCTCCAGGAGAGGCCGTACGCTGTCGACCACGTCAAGAGAGTCCAGACTCAGAGCATGGCCTCCCCCAAGAACCTGCGCATGCCCTCCAAGGCTCTGGtgggagagaaggggagagatgTCAGGTCGTCACCTCGCCATGAGGTCAGGAAGGTcagggaggcagaggaggtggaAAAGCCCAAGCACAAAGAGCAGTCGAAGCACAGAGAAGAGCATCAGAGCTCCAGTCCCAGCACCAGCTCCGGTCAGCCCGTCTGCACCTGCCATCTTAAAAAGGCCCACCACTAG